In Miscanthus floridulus cultivar M001 chromosome 5, ASM1932011v1, whole genome shotgun sequence, one genomic interval encodes:
- the LOC136451906 gene encoding uncharacterized protein: MAQQRQQRRRGSGGGGGVLRLVAVLLLLSLCLARADAVAVAAPSAPLAGAAPASESEHGVATALENALAQEEVARGHSTASTAAGEEDEGDGAVVLERAAMESTEDYGIPSANSRHVPHP, encoded by the exons ATGGCGCAACAGCGGCAGCAACGCAGgcgcgggagcggcggcggcggcggcgtcctccgCCTCGTCGCGGTGCTCCTCCTGCTCTCGCTCTGCCTCGCTCGCGCCgacgccgtggccgtggccgcgcCTTCGGCTCCTCTCG CGGGTGCTGCTCCTGCCTCGGAGTCGGAGCATGGCGTGGCGACCGCACTGGAGAATGCTCTAGCACAG GAGGAGGTGGCGCGCGGGCACTCCACGGCCTCGACGGCGGCGGGAGAGGAGGACGAAGGCGACGGAGCGGTGGTGCTGGAGAGGGCGGCGATGGAGTCGACCGAGGACTACGGCATCCCCAGCGCCAATAGCCGGCACGTCCCGCACCCGTGA